TTGGTCAATTGGGATACTCGGAGTGACATGGGGATAAATTAGGCTAACAAAAGTACGGAAAAATTACAGTTTCGTTCAACCTACTCATCTAGCTTAATTGATTGCTTCCAGGTGAACATAATGCGAAATATTAGTTTTTTTCCATCTAATAAATTTCCAAAACTCAGATACCCCTTGCTAAATTCTCCAGCAGTAAATCAATTTTTGTGATTCCAACATACTCAGTCATTAATTCCTTTTTGGTGTTATAACAGAAAATGGAAGGAACACTTCGAATCTGAAGGTAACTAGCCACATTCATATCCGCATCCAACAAAAAATGGACATTTGATCGATCTTTAATTTCAAGTTCATTCACAAAATTTATCATTTCAGATTTTGGCTGAACAGTCGTGAAAATGAGATTATAGTCTTTAAACTCATCAATCCTTTTTGAAATCTCACCTAGCTCATCTTGACATAAATGGCAAGTCGAATTGAAATAAATAAAAAGTGTGGGTTTGTCACCAGCTAATTGGTGAATGGAACTTACTTTCCCATTAATATCATACAAATTATAATCAGGCAGCAGTTTTGGTGTTCTGACTTTTGTCACTTCTTCCATTTTTTCTGGCTGAAACGAATATCCCAAATAGGCTGTAGACCCTAATAACAAAGTGATCAAAATGATCAGATTCGATTTTTTCATAGTACGATATTAGTAAGAATAAGGGTCAATTTAACCACTATACTTACTGAAAACAATCTAAAAAGAGATTGATAGGTTTATAGCCAACTTGATTTAACCCTAAAAAAAGAGGCTGCCAGATCAACCTATCATTTGTTAGTCAAAGCAGCCATGGTCAGAATAGAGATCGAAAGCTTGAAAAAGCCAATCAAACCACAATCTTTTTCCTGCCTTCAGCAAGGCAAACTCTCCAAGTAACAAATAGGATTTTTAGACAGCCTCTTCCTAAAATAGGTCGATTCAAGCTTAATTATTTCTTACCCTTCGGTCTCAAAGGTCTGCACTCTACATCTGCAACAAAATAATTGGGATGAGTCTCTAAAGTCTGAACCATGGTCGTTGCCACATCGATGGGTCTCATCATATTTTCATGGGCATCTACACCTGGGATTTCATCAAAGAAATTGGTCTGGATTGATCCTGGATAGATCGTAGATACTTTGATTCCAAAATCTCTCAACTCCATGTATAAGGAATGAGAAATTCCTCTGACTGCATGCTTGGTCCCTACATATCCAGCAAATTTATTTACCCCATTTAGCCCTGCAATAGAAGCAACATTCAAAATATGCCCTTCGTCTGCTGCTTTCATTCCTGGGATCAATCGTTTTGTCACATAGAATATCCCATGCACGTTTGTATCAAACATGGCTTTCCAATCTTCCGAAGAGAATGATTCTGTTGGCCCAGCCACTCCAAAACCAGCGTTGTTTACCAATATTCGAATATCAGTCCCCAACTGAGCAGTGGTTTTTTGAAATGCATTTTCCACTGAACTTTCATCGGCTACATTACAGGTGAAAAAGTGGAAATTTTTATGATCAAGATCGGGCTTATTTCTGCTCCAGCCAGCTACCGTGACACCTTTTTCCAACAATTGTTTTACCACTTCAAGTCCTACTCCTTTACTCACGCCAGTGACTACTGCTACTTTATTATTTAAATCCATAAGGTTCATTTTTATGATACCTCTATTAAAGCCTTTCATTCAAAAATAGTTCTGCCAAATGCCGATTTTTAAACAAAGGTTCCAGCAAGCCAACAAACCTCAGCATTTTTTCTAAATTTACTAGGTACTGAAATCAACCACTAATCATGAAAAAATTATTACTCCCGCTATTACTTATCTCGGGTACTGCTTTTGGGCAGAGCGAACTTAGGCCCGCGATCGACGAGAAAGCCAATGCCATTGAATCAAAAGTTGTCGAATGGAGACGCGATATTCACATGCACCCAGAATTGGGAAACCAGGAATTCAGAACCGCTAAAAAAGTAGCGGATCATCTACGTTCATTAGGAATAGAAGTAACCGAGGAAGTAGCAGTTACGGGTGTTGTGGGAGTATTGAAAGGTGGTAAACCTGGACCTACAGTAGCCTTAAGAGCTGATATGGATGCTCTTCCCGTCACCGAACGAAATGATCTACCTTTTAAATCTGTCAACACAGCTACCTACAATGGACAAGAAACCGGAGTGATGCATGCCTGTGGACATGACACTCATGTTGCCATTCTGATGGGAGTTGCTGAAGTTTTGGCAAGCATGAAGGATGACCTCGAAGGAAATGTAAAATTCTTCTTCCAGCCTGCAGAGGAAGGTGTTTATGGTCAGGGAATGGCCGGTGCCGAATTGATGGTAGCAGAGGGCGTAATGGAAGATGTGGACGCAGTTTTTGGCCTTCATATCGCATCTCAAATGGAAGTAGGTAAAATAGGCTATCGATCAGGCCCTGCCATGGCCGCTGTAGATAATCTAGAAATCACATTAAATGGAAGACAGGCGCATGGTGCTTCCCCATGGTCAAGCGTAGATCCGATTGTGACTTCCTCTCAAATCGTCATGGGATTACAAACTATCCTTTCCAGAAGTGTTAACATCACAGAAAATCCAGCTGTTGTTACTGTTGGAGCAATCCATGGTGGAATCAGACATAACATCATACCAGAAAAAGTAGAAATGATCGGGACGATTAGAACTTTTGGAGACGAACAACAGGCTTTGGTTCATAAAAGAATCACAGAGATTGTCACCAACATTGCAGAAAGTGCAGGAGCTACGGTAGATCTAAAAATAGAGAAACTCTACCCCTCAACAGTGAATGACCCAGCACTCACCGCAGAAATGATCCCAACCCTACAGGCAGCAGCAGGAGAGGAAAATATTATCTCTATGCCTCCAATTACAGGAGCTGAGGATTTTAGCTTTTTCCAAAGAGAAAAGCCAGGCTTGTTCATCAATCTTGGAGGCATGAAAAAAGGCGGTGATCCCACGACCACCCCCTCACACCATACCCCTGGATTCTACATTGATGAAGGAGGTTTTACTTTAGGTGTCAGAACCTTAAGCTATTTTGTCGTGGACTATATGGGCAAACAATAATTTAGAAAACTATAAAAAAACAGGTCAATGAAATTCATTGACCTGTTTTTTTACATCCTTTTGATAAGTTCAGCCATGATTTTAGCCATGATAGGTTCAGCCATAGCTGCTGCTTCTAATACTTCTGCGATTGTGACTTTTTTTATCTTTCCTTCTACACCCAAATCGGTAATAGCAGAAATTCCAAAAACTTCTAAATTCATTTGTCTGGCCACAATGACTTCTGGCACAGTACTCATTCCCACTGCATCTGCTCCGATTGTGCGCAGGTATTTATACTCTGCCGGTGTTTCTAGATTAGGCCCCTGAACTCCGGCATAAACCCCTGTATGAAACATAAACTGTTGCTCCACTGCAATTTTTTCTGCCAATTCGATTAACCGCGGAGAGTAGGCATCGCTCATATCCGGAAATCTTATTCCCAACTCCTCAATATGTTTACCGCGAAGTGGATTTTCAGGGAATAAGTCTATATGATCCTGTATGATCATTACTTCGCCCACATGCTGAGAGGGGTTCAGACCACCACATGCATTGGACACCAGTAAATTACTTACTCCCAGCATTTTCATCACTCTTACAGGAAAAGTAACTTCCTGCATTGTATACCCTTCATAATAATGAAAACGACCTTTCATCGCCATCACTTTTTTGGAACCAATTTTCCCAAAAATCAGCTTCCCAGAGTGGCTTTCAACAGTCGAAACCGGGAAATGTGGGATTTCGCTGTAGTCGATTTCAATATCTACTTGGATTTGCTCCCCTAGCTTGCCCAAGCCTGTTCCCAGAATAATTCCGATATTCACAGGCTCAGAATATAGGTTTCTTATAAATTGAGTCGCCTCTTTGATTTGGTTAATGTAATTCATGCGCTTAAAATTGAAGGAGAATAAAGATATAAAAATTGACCTTTGTAAGAACAATTAAAGCAAAAGCTTGTAGTAGAAGATAAATACCTCTGAAATGATCAAAATAATTGTAGGAACGAATAGAAAAAATTCAGTTTCGAAGGTAATAGCAGAATTATACCAAAGTATTTTAATTGAGAAAGGTGCAGACGTTGAAATTCTTGAATTAGAGAATTTGCCTAATGATTTTGTTGAAACGGCACTTTACGAAAACAATGGTAAGAATGAGGAGTATAACAATTTCCATGAACGATTAGAGAAAGGAAAAAAGTTTGTATTTATCGTTCCTGAGTATAACGGATCCTTCCCTGGAGTCCTGAAAACTTTTATTGATGGGATGACTTATCCCAATACTTTTAGAAACAAAAAAAGTGCCCTAGTGGGCATCTCTTCTGGAATCGGGGGAGGTGGCATCGCTTTGAGCCACCTCACCGATATATTCCATTATCTGGGAATGCATGTCCTCGCTCTCAAGCCGAAGCTCGCTAAAATAGAGCAAAATATGTCAGATAACCTGCTCACCAACAGGCTGTATATGGACTTGCTGCAAACCCAGGCAGACATGCTGCTTGAGTTTTAGGACTTAGTCCACATTATCATGCAGGAATCTGTTATTGCCTAAAATCTCATTATCATCGTTCAGATTATACTTACTGATATTCTCTTCTGAACTATGCTGAGGTTCATTCAACTTTACATTCTTTCTTTGATAAGCTGGAACGTCCATTTTTTCCTTCAACTCTTCTGGAGTAGGATTAAATGTTCTGTTACCTCTTAGCTTTTCAAATCTTTCGTGAGCTCTCTGAATAGCTTTTTGCTTCATTTGCTCATAGTAATCATTTGCATAAGCAGGAGCTGGAGCTTCTTCCTCTTCCTTCACTTCTGGTTCTTTTTGCTCTTCCTCTTCATAAAGATCATGAACGATCTTTTTGGGCTCTGGCTTCACAAATTCAAACTCAGCTTTCTCCTCTTGCTTTGACTTTTCTTCGAAGTTAAACTCAGGTTCTACTTCCTCAACTTTAGCCTCTGGCTTTGTTTCTTCAACCTTCGCTTCTGGCTTTACTTCTTGAGGCTTTTCAACTGGCTTTTTCTCGCTTGGAGTCGCTTTTGGGAAAGAGAAAACAAAGGTAGAACCATTGTCAACAGCTTCTTCTTTCACTTTTTCACTCTTACCTGACTCTAAATTAATAACAGTCTTTACGCTTTCTGGCTCTGGCGCTTTTTCTGCAACGCTAGGAGCAATCACTGGCTTAGGAAGTGGCGTCTTAATCTCATTTGACTTCGCTGCACCTTCTAATCTATCCATTGCAAAACCTGTAGCAATCACAGTAACACGGATACCTTTAGCCAATTCTGGATCAATACCCTGACCGAAGATCACTTCAGCATTATCACCTGCTTTCTCCTGGATATATTCAGTGATTTCACTCAACTCATCCATAGAAAGCTCTTCGTCCTCACCAGACATAATAGAAAGCAAGATTTTCTCTGCTCCTTTGATATCTACATTGTTCAATAATGGAGAAGAAATAGCTGCGCCCGCTGCACGGATAGCTCTGCCTTCACCTTCCTCGGTAGAGGAGCCCATTACTGCAGCACCAGCATCCTTCATCACGGTTTTCACATCTTCAAAATCGACGTTTACATCTTGATGAATCGTGATGATCTCAGCAATAGATTTTGCCGCTGTGGTCAAAATATCATCTGCTTTTCCGAAAGCTGTTCGGATAGCCAAATTGCCATAAATCTCTCTCAGCTTATCATTCAGAATCACCAAGACAGTGTCGCAATTTTCTCTTAACGCTTCAATTCCTTGCTGCGCCACATTCATTTTCTTTCTACCCTCAAACATAAACGGCGCAGTAACAATACCTACCGTTAAAATATTGAGTTCCTTGGCAATTTTT
Above is a window of Algoriphagus machipongonensis DNA encoding:
- a CDS encoding TlpA family protein disulfide reductase, with translation MKKSNLIILITLLLGSTAYLGYSFQPEKMEEVTKVRTPKLLPDYNLYDINGKVSSIHQLAGDKPTLFIYFNSTCHLCQDELGEISKRIDEFKDYNLIFTTVQPKSEMINFVNELEIKDRSNVHFLLDADMNVASYLQIRSVPSIFCYNTKKELMTEYVGITKIDLLLENLARGI
- a CDS encoding SDR family oxidoreductase, with amino-acid sequence MDLNNKVAVVTGVSKGVGLEVVKQLLEKGVTVAGWSRNKPDLDHKNFHFFTCNVADESSVENAFQKTTAQLGTDIRILVNNAGFGVAGPTESFSSEDWKAMFDTNVHGIFYVTKRLIPGMKAADEGHILNVASIAGLNGVNKFAGYVGTKHAVRGISHSLYMELRDFGIKVSTIYPGSIQTNFFDEIPGVDAHENMMRPIDVATTMVQTLETHPNYFVADVECRPLRPKGKK
- a CDS encoding amidohydrolase, whose amino-acid sequence is MKKLLLPLLLISGTAFGQSELRPAIDEKANAIESKVVEWRRDIHMHPELGNQEFRTAKKVADHLRSLGIEVTEEVAVTGVVGVLKGGKPGPTVALRADMDALPVTERNDLPFKSVNTATYNGQETGVMHACGHDTHVAILMGVAEVLASMKDDLEGNVKFFFQPAEEGVYGQGMAGAELMVAEGVMEDVDAVFGLHIASQMEVGKIGYRSGPAMAAVDNLEITLNGRQAHGASPWSSVDPIVTSSQIVMGLQTILSRSVNITENPAVVTVGAIHGGIRHNIIPEKVEMIGTIRTFGDEQQALVHKRITEIVTNIAESAGATVDLKIEKLYPSTVNDPALTAEMIPTLQAAAGEENIISMPPITGAEDFSFFQREKPGLFINLGGMKKGGDPTTTPSHHTPGFYIDEGGFTLGVRTLSYFVVDYMGKQ
- a CDS encoding purine-nucleoside phosphorylase, with protein sequence MNYINQIKEATQFIRNLYSEPVNIGIILGTGLGKLGEQIQVDIEIDYSEIPHFPVSTVESHSGKLIFGKIGSKKVMAMKGRFHYYEGYTMQEVTFPVRVMKMLGVSNLLVSNACGGLNPSQHVGEVMIIQDHIDLFPENPLRGKHIEELGIRFPDMSDAYSPRLIELAEKIAVEQQFMFHTGVYAGVQGPNLETPAEYKYLRTIGADAVGMSTVPEVIVARQMNLEVFGISAITDLGVEGKIKKVTIAEVLEAAAMAEPIMAKIMAELIKRM
- a CDS encoding NADPH-dependent FMN reductase; this translates as MIKIIVGTNRKNSVSKVIAELYQSILIEKGADVEILELENLPNDFVETALYENNGKNEEYNNFHERLEKGKKFVFIVPEYNGSFPGVLKTFIDGMTYPNTFRNKKSALVGISSGIGGGGIALSHLTDIFHYLGMHVLALKPKLAKIEQNMSDNLLTNRLYMDLLQTQADMLLEF
- the ftsZ gene encoding cell division protein FtsZ; translated protein: MKDYRFDLPKNQKSIIKVIGVGGGGSNAVNHMFSQGIKDVEFVVVNTDAQALKSSPVPLRLQLGANLTEGLGAGANPEQGKNAALESQEEIRELLADNTKMVFITAGMGGGTGTGAAPIIAKIAKELNILTVGIVTAPFMFEGRKKMNVAQQGIEALRENCDTVLVILNDKLREIYGNLAIRTAFGKADDILTTAAKSIAEIITIHQDVNVDFEDVKTVMKDAGAAVMGSSTEEGEGRAIRAAGAAISSPLLNNVDIKGAEKILLSIMSGEDEELSMDELSEITEYIQEKAGDNAEVIFGQGIDPELAKGIRVTVIATGFAMDRLEGAAKSNEIKTPLPKPVIAPSVAEKAPEPESVKTVINLESGKSEKVKEEAVDNGSTFVFSFPKATPSEKKPVEKPQEVKPEAKVEETKPEAKVEEVEPEFNFEEKSKQEEKAEFEFVKPEPKKIVHDLYEEEEQKEPEVKEEEEAPAPAYANDYYEQMKQKAIQRAHERFEKLRGNRTFNPTPEELKEKMDVPAYQRKNVKLNEPQHSSEENISKYNLNDDNEILGNNRFLHDNVD